In one window of Rhodanobacter sp. FDAARGOS 1247 DNA:
- a CDS encoding amidohydrolase, whose amino-acid sequence MIRSLRFSLLALLVLAPVASAADLLVSNVNGYTLDSHGKLQHFQALLVDQGKVVATGTSADLIKRAGGAKVVDGHGKTLLPGLIDAHGHVLELGYARNSVDLSTTKSLDEALAKVKAYAAAHPDATWIRGGGWNQEIWKLGRFPTAQELDAVVSDRPVWLSRIDGHAAWANSAAIKLAGVGKTTRDPSGGRIERDAHGNPSGVFVDGAVDLVNAVVPALTQQDRIEALDTALAEMASVGLTGVSDAGIDLENYQLYRQYADAHKLTARIYAMIRDTGEAFDAISKDGPLIGYGNDFLTVRSVKLFADGALGSRGAAMLKPYSDDPHNSGLLFLPPAVMTSKIEKAFGKGYQVGIHAIGDHANREVLDSFAAAYKTHPDAVALRNRVEHAQIVSLQDIPRFVSLHLIASMQPTHATSDMNMAEDRIGHERIKGAYAWQRFLKQGTVIAAGSDFPVESPDPFYGLYSAVTREDHQGQPPGGWYPQQDLSLTEALRAFTLDAAYAEHAEKTLGTLEPGKWADFILIDHDVMKDPSSKIWNTKVLQTWVGGKQVYVARD is encoded by the coding sequence ATGATCCGTTCGCTACGCTTTTCACTGCTGGCCCTGCTGGTGCTGGCACCGGTGGCTTCGGCCGCCGACCTGCTGGTCAGCAACGTCAACGGCTACACCCTCGACAGCCATGGCAAGCTGCAGCATTTCCAGGCCTTGCTGGTGGACCAGGGCAAGGTCGTCGCCACCGGCACCAGCGCCGACCTGATCAAGCGCGCCGGTGGCGCGAAGGTCGTCGACGGCCACGGCAAGACCCTGCTGCCGGGGCTGATCGACGCTCACGGCCACGTGCTCGAACTCGGCTACGCCCGCAACAGCGTGGATCTCAGCACCACGAAATCGCTGGACGAAGCGCTGGCGAAAGTGAAGGCGTACGCGGCGGCCCATCCCGACGCGACCTGGATACGCGGCGGCGGCTGGAACCAGGAAATCTGGAAGCTGGGGCGTTTCCCCACCGCGCAAGAGCTCGACGCCGTGGTGTCCGACCGACCGGTATGGCTGAGCCGCATCGATGGCCACGCCGCATGGGCTAACTCGGCGGCGATCAAGCTGGCCGGCGTCGGCAAGACCACTCGGGACCCCAGCGGCGGACGCATCGAGCGCGACGCCCACGGCAACCCGTCCGGCGTCTTCGTCGATGGCGCCGTGGACCTGGTCAACGCCGTGGTGCCGGCATTGACGCAGCAGGACCGGATCGAGGCGCTGGACACCGCGCTGGCCGAGATGGCCAGCGTCGGGCTTACCGGGGTCAGCGATGCAGGCATCGATCTGGAGAACTACCAGCTGTATCGGCAGTACGCCGACGCGCACAAGCTCACCGCGCGCATCTACGCGATGATCCGCGACACCGGCGAGGCTTTCGACGCGATCAGCAAGGACGGCCCGCTGATCGGCTACGGCAACGACTTCCTCACCGTGCGCTCGGTCAAGCTGTTCGCCGACGGCGCACTGGGCAGCCGCGGCGCGGCGATGCTGAAGCCCTACTCCGACGATCCGCACAACAGCGGCCTGCTGTTCCTGCCGCCGGCGGTGATGACTTCGAAGATCGAGAAGGCCTTCGGCAAGGGCTACCAGGTCGGCATCCATGCCATCGGCGACCACGCCAACCGCGAGGTGCTGGACAGCTTCGCCGCCGCCTACAAGACCCATCCGGATGCGGTCGCCCTGCGCAACCGCGTCGAACATGCGCAGATCGTTTCGCTGCAGGACATCCCGCGCTTCGTGAGCCTGCACCTGATCGCCTCGATGCAGCCCACCCATGCCACCTCGGACATGAACATGGCCGAGGACCGGATCGGCCACGAGCGCATCAAGGGTGCCTATGCCTGGCAGCGTTTCCTCAAGCAGGGCACGGTGATCGCCGCCGGCTCGGACTTCCCCGTGGAATCGCCCGATCCGTTCTACGGGTTGTATTCGGCGGTGACCCGCGAGGACCATCAGGGTCAGCCCCCGGGTGGCTGGTACCCGCAGCAGGACCTGAGCCTGACCGAGGCCCTGCGTGCTTTCACCTTGGACGCGGCCTACGCCGAGCATGCCGAGAAGACCCTGGGCACGCTGGAACCGGGCAAGTGGGCCGACTTCATCCTGATCGATCACGACGTGATGAAGGATCCTTCCAGCAAGATCTGGAACACGAAGGTCTTGCAGACCTGGGTCGGCGGCAAGCAGGTCTACGTCGCCAGGGACTGA
- a CDS encoding SDR family NAD(P)-dependent oxidoreductase, with amino-acid sequence MRRWPALRRLHASIPGVNPEVNVDLELAGRIVVITGASKGIGLACAIAFAREGASVIGVSRDPANLRVAQEQLASLGLAMDVDPADLKDSVAAQLVMERIVNDHGPIDVLVNCAGAARRTPPDELDATAVLAAMQAKYLSYMHAIDPVIRAMAARGTGSIVNVIGQGGRQANPQHIGGGSANAALMLATVGYANAYAGRGVRVNAINPGITRTGRVDEGLDAAVRASGQAREALLASQLAGIPLGRMAEPAEIADVAVFLASARASYVTGAIIPMDGGKTSTI; translated from the coding sequence TTGCGCCGTTGGCCCGCGCTGCGCCGGCTTCATGCTTCAATACCTGGCGTCAATCCGGAGGTGAACGTGGATCTTGAACTGGCTGGTCGCATCGTCGTCATCACCGGCGCGAGCAAGGGCATCGGACTGGCTTGTGCGATCGCCTTCGCCCGCGAAGGCGCCAGCGTGATCGGCGTTTCCCGCGATCCGGCCAATCTGCGTGTCGCGCAGGAGCAACTGGCGTCGCTGGGCCTGGCCATGGATGTGGACCCGGCAGATCTCAAGGACAGCGTGGCGGCGCAACTGGTGATGGAACGCATCGTCAACGACCACGGGCCCATCGACGTGCTGGTCAATTGCGCGGGCGCCGCCCGGCGCACGCCGCCGGACGAACTGGACGCGACCGCCGTGCTCGCGGCAATGCAGGCGAAGTACCTCAGCTACATGCACGCGATCGATCCGGTGATTCGTGCGATGGCGGCGCGTGGCACGGGAAGCATCGTCAACGTGATCGGGCAGGGCGGTCGCCAGGCCAATCCGCAGCACATCGGCGGCGGTTCGGCGAACGCCGCCCTGATGCTGGCCACCGTGGGCTATGCCAATGCCTACGCCGGCAGGGGCGTGCGGGTGAATGCGATCAATCCGGGGATAACCCGTACCGGCCGCGTCGACGAAGGACTGGACGCCGCGGTGCGGGCCAGCGGGCAAGCGCGCGAGGCGCTGCTGGCAAGTCAGCTGGCCGGCATTCCACTGGGGCGCATGGCCGAGCCCGCCGAGATTGCCGATGTCGCGGTTTTCCTCGCCTCGGCGCGGGCCAGTTATGTCACCGGCGCCATCATCCCGATGGATGGCGGCAAGACCTCGACGATCTGA